TATTGGTGTTAGAGGGTGCTGAAGTGATTTCAAAGAGAAACGCAAAGGATGTTTTAGAGCTATTTGAAGAGAATAACAATATTGATGTTATTCTAACGGATCTAATGATGCCTGAAATGGATGGGTACGATTTAATGGATAGACTTCAAGAAAGTGATTTTGGAAAGAATATTCCAATCATTGCATTATCGGCAAACATGAATGAATGTGAAGAAGCAAAGTGTAAGAGCAAAGGAGTTGTATCGTGCTTGAGTAAGCCGATTAATGTTGAAAAATTAATTAGAATTATTAATAATGTAAATAATTAAATATATGTATGGACTTGTAAATCATGCTATTCAAGGCCTTGTTACGGCTGAGTTTGGTGAAGATAAATGGAAAGAAATTAAGCGTAAATCAGGAGTTGAAGATGACGTTTTTTTAGCAATGAAACAATATGATGATGCCATTACTTATAAAATGGTTGAAGTTGCAAGTGAAGTAACAGGAGTAGCAGGAGCAGACCTATTAGAAGCATTTGGTACATATTGGGTTTTGTATACTGCAGAGCAAGGTTATGGTGAAATGCTGGATAAAGCTGGGAGTACATTTGTTGAATTTATTGAGAACTTAAATTCGTTGCACGCTCGAGTTGGAAAAATCATGCCTGGCCTAATTCCCCCGAAGTTTGAAGTGAAAAATAAAGAAAATAACTTATTAGAATTAATCTACTCCTCAAAAAGGGCAGGTTTGAATCCTATGGTGGTTGGTTTGATAAAAGGCTTGGCAGAACGCTTTGAACAGAAAGGTGTCGAAATAGAGGAGTTAAGTCATGTCATGGATAAGGAAGGATATTGCACAACTTTCAAAATTACTTGGCAATAAACCTGGTTGGA
Above is a window of Flavobacteriales bacterium DNA encoding:
- a CDS encoding response regulator; translated protein: MLGKKIVIVDDEEFNLFLLENVLVLEGAEVISKRNAKDVLELFEENNNIDVILTDLMMPEMDGYDLMDRLQESDFGKNIPIIALSANMNECEEAKCKSKGVVSCLSKPINVEKLIRIINNVNN
- a CDS encoding heme NO-binding domain-containing protein — translated: MYGLVNHAIQGLVTAEFGEDKWKEIKRKSGVEDDVFLAMKQYDDAITYKMVEVASEVTGVAGADLLEAFGTYWVLYTAEQGYGEMLDKAGSTFVEFIENLNSLHARVGKIMPGLIPPKFEVKNKENNLLELIYSSKRAGLNPMVVGLIKGLAERFEQKGVEIEELSHVMDKEGYCTTFKITWQ